In Panacibacter ginsenosidivorans, the following proteins share a genomic window:
- a CDS encoding DUF6600 domain-containing protein has protein sequence MKTSIRSLAFGLIVAAVFLLTNTSEGQQVSATVSFSVFHDNLQAYGRWTNHPKYGQIWIYNQAGFTPYNTGGHWVYTQYGWTWVSDYSWGWATFHYGRWAYEPSFGWFWVPGYEWAPAWVSWRTGGDYYGWAPLGPGLSISVGVNTIPAERWVFVPRRYISDPRPNRYYVSHTKNVTIIKNTTIVNNTNVTKVSNRNVTFNSGPKREEVEKDTKVKVNVMNVSNSSKPGREVVDDSKRTVNIYKPDIDEKTIDQKENNNDNQRVNNANKKPNNANANKKPPVKKEVVKPKPKPHNKSEKGENR, from the coding sequence ATGAAAACATCAATAAGATCACTAGCATTTGGATTAATCGTTGCTGCAGTCTTTCTATTAACAAACACCTCTGAAGGTCAACAGGTTAGTGCTACTGTAAGTTTTTCTGTATTTCACGATAACTTGCAGGCTTATGGCAGATGGACAAACCATCCTAAATATGGCCAGATATGGATATATAACCAAGCTGGTTTTACGCCCTATAATACTGGTGGACATTGGGTCTATACACAATACGGATGGACCTGGGTATCAGATTACTCATGGGGATGGGCAACTTTCCACTATGGTCGTTGGGCATACGAACCATCTTTTGGTTGGTTTTGGGTTCCTGGGTACGAATGGGCTCCGGCTTGGGTAAGTTGGAGAACGGGCGGTGATTATTATGGTTGGGCACCGCTTGGACCAGGATTAAGTATCAGCGTAGGCGTTAATACAATTCCTGCGGAAAGGTGGGTATTTGTTCCACGGAGATATATTAGTGATCCAAGACCTAATCGTTATTATGTATCTCATACAAAAAATGTTACCATTATAAAAAACACTACTATTGTTAATAATACGAATGTTACTAAGGTTTCAAACAGAAATGTTACGTTCAACAGTGGCCCAAAACGTGAAGAAGTTGAAAAAGATACTAAGGTAAAAGTAAACGTAATGAATGTAAGCAATAGCTCTAAGCCCGGCAGGGAAGTTGTTGACGATAGTAAACGTACAGTGAATATTTACAAACCGGATATTGATGAAAAGACTATAGATCAGAAAGAAAATAATAACGATAATCAAAGGGTTAACAATGCTAACAAAAAGCCTAACAATGCCAATGCAAATAAAAAGCCCCCGGTAAAAAAAGAGGTGGTTAAACCTAAGCCTAAACCGCACAACAAATCAGAAAAAGGCGAAAACAGATAA
- a CDS encoding prolipoprotein diacylglyceryl transferase, giving the protein MYPNLYYAFKDIFGIDISFLKVVNSFGFFVAIAFLIAAWVLVKELKRRQSLGEFTYTETIITVGKPASPADIFINFFLGFILGFKIIGVMIVEGALDNPQSFIFSSRGSWPAGLALAIFFGALKWWEKNKNKLAKPEERKLRIWPSDRVGDIVIIAAAAGFVGAKIFDNLENWDRFIEDPIGNLISPSGLTFYGGLIVATLALWYYFHKKKISFIKIADAAAPSLMLGYALGRIGCQVAGDGDWGIINSAYLADPFGRVYQAPANQVNEALNNYGSIYQEHGLIGPAEHLSVKAFGGLPDWLFAYNYPHNVNKTGIPLGDCKWGDYCNHLPLPVFPTPFYEIITGLVLFAILWSIRKRIKITGRMFGIYLVLNGMERFFIEKIRVNTKYDIFGFHPTQAELISSLLVISGIILYIYSPRLWPNKKNVPNKVI; this is encoded by the coding sequence ATGTATCCAAATTTATATTACGCTTTTAAAGACATTTTTGGAATTGACATTTCTTTTTTAAAGGTGGTTAATTCATTCGGGTTCTTTGTGGCAATAGCTTTTCTTATAGCTGCATGGGTTTTGGTAAAAGAGTTAAAGCGCAGACAATCGCTTGGTGAATTTACTTATACGGAGACTATCATTACGGTTGGTAAGCCAGCCAGCCCCGCCGATATTTTTATTAATTTTTTTCTTGGTTTTATTTTAGGCTTCAAGATTATTGGTGTTATGATTGTGGAAGGTGCGTTGGATAACCCACAATCATTTATTTTCTCTTCAAGAGGGAGCTGGCCTGCGGGCTTAGCGCTTGCAATTTTTTTTGGGGCTCTAAAATGGTGGGAAAAAAATAAGAATAAGCTTGCAAAACCAGAAGAAAGAAAACTTAGAATTTGGCCAAGTGATAGAGTGGGAGATATTGTAATAATTGCTGCAGCGGCTGGTTTTGTAGGTGCTAAAATATTTGATAACCTTGAAAACTGGGACAGGTTTATTGAAGATCCGATAGGAAATCTTATATCTCCAAGTGGTCTTACATTCTATGGAGGATTAATTGTTGCTACACTTGCGCTATGGTATTATTTTCATAAAAAGAAAATAAGCTTTATAAAAATTGCTGATGCGGCTGCACCATCTTTAATGCTTGGCTATGCATTAGGACGAATAGGTTGCCAGGTTGCAGGGGATGGAGATTGGGGAATAATAAATAGTGCTTACTTGGCTGATCCTTTTGGAAGAGTATACCAGGCTCCTGCAAACCAGGTAAATGAAGCATTAAATAATTACGGTTCTATTTACCAGGAACATGGATTAATTGGGCCAGCAGAACATTTATCAGTTAAAGCCTTTGGTGGATTACCTGATTGGCTATTTGCTTACAATTATCCGCATAATGTAAATAAGACAGGGATTCCTTTAGGAGATTGTAAGTGGGGGGATTATTGTAATCACCTTCCGTTACCGGTTTTCCCCACTCCCTTTTACGAAATAATAACGGGTCTTGTATTATTTGCCATTTTATGGTCAATTCGTAAAAGAATAAAAATTACCGGTAGAATGTTTGGTATTTACCTGGTATTAAATGGGATGGAAAGATTTTTTATAGAAAAAATAAGGGTAAATACCAAGTATGATATTTTTGGTTTCCATCCAACACAGGCAGAGCTTATTTCTTCTTTATTAGTCATAAGTGGGATCATTTTATATATATATTCACCGAGATTGTGGCCAAATAAAAAAAACGTACCCAACAAGGTTATATAG
- a CDS encoding BrxA/BrxB family bacilliredoxin, giving the protein MYPAEIVIPMKAELTDNGFDELVTPDEVDAALKSEGTTLVMINSVCGCAAGSARPAVVMAVNNTDKKPDRLTTSFAGFDLAAVNRVREHLLPYPPSSPAIALFKDGQLVHIVERHQIEGRPAQVIARNLIAAFESYC; this is encoded by the coding sequence ATGTATCCAGCAGAAATAGTGATTCCCATGAAGGCTGAATTAACAGACAATGGATTTGATGAATTAGTAACACCTGATGAAGTTGATGCCGCTTTAAAAAGTGAAGGAACGACTTTAGTAATGATCAATTCTGTGTGTGGTTGTGCAGCGGGCAGTGCAAGGCCTGCAGTGGTAATGGCAGTTAATAATACCGATAAAAAGCCAGATCGTTTAACCACAAGTTTTGCGGGTTTTGATCTCGCTGCTGTAAACAGAGTAAGGGAGCATCTCTTACCTTACCCACCATCTTCACCTGCAATTGCGTTGTTTAAAGATGGACAGTTGGTGCATATTGTGGAGCGTCATCAGATTGAAGGTCGGCCGGCACAGGTTATTGCAAGAAATCTTATTGCTGCTTTCGAATCTTATTGTTAG
- a CDS encoding Hsp20/alpha crystallin family protein, which yields MTLTKHNYRNVNDLFDEFFRPNVWGKETGLTVPPVNIHETNDSYHVELVAPGLNKEDFKVNLEKGLLTISYEKKAESENKDYKTHRKEFSVTSFKRSFSVDDKINAEGIQAKYENGVLKLLLPKKEEIKVQPKEIAIQ from the coding sequence ATGACACTCACAAAGCACAATTACAGAAACGTAAATGATTTGTTCGATGAATTTTTTCGTCCAAATGTTTGGGGTAAAGAAACAGGATTAACTGTTCCCCCTGTAAACATTCATGAGACAAATGATTCCTACCATGTAGAGTTGGTAGCGCCAGGCTTAAACAAGGAAGATTTTAAAGTAAATCTTGAAAAAGGATTACTAACTATCAGTTATGAAAAGAAAGCAGAAAGTGAGAATAAAGATTACAAAACACACCGCAAAGAATTTAGTGTGACCAGTTTTAAACGCAGCTTTAGTGTTGATGATAAAATAAACGCGGAAGGAATTCAGGCAAAATACGAAAATGGTGTGCTGAAACTCTTATTACCAAAGAAAGAAGAAATTAAAGTACAACCTAAAGAAATCGCTATTCAGTAA
- a CDS encoding RNA polymerase sigma factor: MQATNDFLSLINQHQNIIHKVCNLYMHDATDKEDLFQEITLQAWNAYKSFRGDAKFSTWLYRVALNTAISFYRKEKRKPVFESANEFPDQPEETSEIEEQMQAMYSAIGSLSKIDKALVMLYLEDYSYDEISNVLGITANNVAVKMNRIKTKLKEESKKHYQFS; this comes from the coding sequence ATGCAGGCTACAAACGATTTTCTGTCACTTATAAACCAACATCAAAACATCATTCACAAGGTGTGTAACCTTTACATGCATGATGCAACTGATAAAGAAGATCTTTTTCAGGAAATAACCCTGCAGGCCTGGAATGCTTATAAAAGTTTTCGTGGTGATGCTAAATTTTCAACCTGGCTTTACCGCGTAGCACTAAATACGGCCATCTCTTTTTATCGTAAAGAAAAAAGAAAGCCTGTCTTTGAATCTGCTAACGAGTTCCCTGATCAACCTGAAGAAACATCCGAAATTGAAGAACAGATGCAGGCTATGTACAGCGCCATTGGTTCACTTTCTAAAATTGATAAGGCACTTGTAATGCTCTACCTTGAAGATTATAGTTACGATGAAATAAGCAACGTGCTTGGCATTACAGCTAATAACGTTGCAGTAAAAATGAACAGGATAAAAACAAAGTTGAAAGAAGAAAGCAAAAAACATTATCAGTTCTCATAA
- a CDS encoding T9SS type A sorting domain-containing protein: MKALNRFTVFFVSLLFISSFVHAQLYKVDLDEKVQKSSLIIEGKVVGKKSFWNEDHSMIYTTNTIDVYKSFKGDIKEKQVEVVTIGGTVDLFYIEASDLLVLEKGQTGIFFCQPNVSSLKSPITKKGMLDIYSSDQGFLRYDEAADEANAPFANYKGIEKNLYNLLQQKTGRGLKIINNSYKVNKVNTSNAGSTVLAASISSFSPTTVHGGTLNDPANNTLTINGSGFGATPSGSCAVKFKDGNSASTSPTYSIPYYSSYIVSWSDTKIEIKVPSRAATGKIAVVISNGTSNTSVDTLNVFYSVLNAEFIYGGDTLASEPRLMNTNSLGGYSFLYSTSTAGSGKNFNTAPEKATFLRAITTWKEQVGVNFIEGGTTTTQAVSSSDNKNVIMFDNKNTGNAVLPSGVLATTYGYFSACTKTSTTLYQAQKIGFDMVVRNNGVSAGTTTFTVGPCFPQGSDLDLEMVILHELGHALNLAHINDDLESSNGNNALYINPSKLMHYAITNYVDRRSLDVSAYQGALYTTTKQSNSYGVCSGAFTSEMTPLSYTVISNDNCPASFPTTPTTPGTIVNFDLVHATSNKLSDPQFTAINCGVVNGQFVVNNAFYAIKTNGTSNSSLNILISNYATTPAGQADTCSGQGIRLAVYDVNSCPAGQNYPQPIACRTFTGNGSLSAITGLSANHNYLLYFDGLRNTKAIFNATLNGTALPLTLSKFYGEYVNNSNKLYIDILQAVNVKTIRIDKSTDGNNFTAIGSLEFSAADLVGKHTYIDALPFAGNNYYRIAIINNDGSLEYSNVILLKNDAKRLIHIYPNPVKDVLNINITTFAAEKYNYSVFDISGRLLINKSFDATEGTQTIKVPLNNVAAGTYLVKITDAKGNIVAKQNVLKQ, from the coding sequence ATGAAAGCATTAAATCGTTTTACAGTTTTTTTCGTATCCCTCCTTTTTATTTCATCTTTTGTGCATGCACAGTTGTATAAGGTTGATCTTGATGAGAAGGTTCAAAAATCATCTTTAATTATTGAAGGAAAAGTGGTTGGTAAAAAAAGTTTCTGGAATGAAGATCATTCGATGATATATACTACTAATACCATTGATGTATACAAATCTTTTAAAGGGGATATAAAAGAAAAACAAGTTGAGGTTGTAACAATTGGTGGAACTGTTGACTTATTTTACATAGAAGCATCCGATCTGCTTGTATTGGAGAAAGGTCAAACAGGTATTTTCTTTTGCCAGCCGAATGTAAGTTCGCTTAAATCTCCCATCACCAAAAAAGGAATGCTTGATATTTACAGCAGTGACCAGGGATTTCTACGATATGATGAAGCTGCTGATGAAGCAAATGCACCATTTGCAAATTATAAAGGCATCGAAAAAAATTTATACAATTTACTTCAGCAGAAAACAGGCAGAGGTCTGAAAATAATTAACAACAGTTACAAGGTAAATAAAGTAAATACTTCCAATGCAGGATCGACTGTACTTGCAGCAAGCATAAGTTCCTTTTCTCCAACAACTGTACACGGAGGCACATTAAATGACCCGGCAAATAATACTCTAACAATTAATGGCTCTGGGTTTGGCGCAACACCTTCCGGTTCATGTGCCGTAAAGTTTAAAGATGGGAATTCCGCATCAACAAGCCCAACGTATTCTATACCATATTATTCATCATACATAGTTTCCTGGAGTGATACTAAAATTGAAATTAAAGTACCATCAAGAGCAGCAACAGGTAAAATAGCTGTTGTAATAAGTAATGGAACCAGTAACACATCGGTTGATACACTCAATGTTTTTTATAGTGTTTTGAATGCAGAATTTATATACGGTGGTGATACGTTGGCAAGTGAACCAAGATTGATGAATACCAATTCTTTGGGCGGTTATAGTTTTTTATATAGCACCAGTACTGCAGGTAGTGGTAAAAATTTTAATACTGCTCCCGAGAAAGCTACTTTTTTGCGTGCTATTACTACATGGAAAGAACAGGTTGGTGTAAATTTCATTGAGGGAGGAACTACTACAACACAGGCGGTGAGTTCTTCTGACAATAAAAATGTGATCATGTTTGATAATAAGAATACAGGTAATGCCGTATTGCCCAGTGGCGTTTTGGCCACAACGTATGGATATTTTTCTGCTTGTACAAAAACATCGACTACTTTATACCAGGCACAGAAAATTGGGTTTGACATGGTTGTAAGAAATAATGGCGTTTCGGCCGGAACCACAACTTTTACGGTAGGTCCCTGCTTTCCCCAGGGATCGGATCTGGATCTTGAAATGGTTATCCTGCATGAGTTAGGCCATGCACTTAATCTTGCACACATTAATGATGATCTTGAATCAAGTAATGGAAATAATGCCTTATACATTAATCCCAGTAAGCTGATGCATTATGCAATAACCAATTATGTAGATAGGCGTTCTCTTGACGTGTCAGCATACCAGGGCGCCTTATATACTACAACAAAACAAAGCAATTCTTATGGTGTTTGCAGCGGTGCATTTACAAGTGAAATGACACCGTTATCATATACTGTCATTTCAAATGATAATTGTCCGGCTTCATTTCCTACAACACCTACAACACCTGGTACAATTGTAAACTTTGACCTGGTACATGCCACCAGCAATAAACTTTCAGACCCACAATTTACTGCCATTAACTGTGGTGTTGTAAATGGACAATTTGTAGTTAATAATGCGTTTTATGCTATAAAGACTAATGGTACCAGCAACAGCAGTTTAAATATTCTTATCAGCAATTATGCAACTACGCCGGCAGGACAAGCTGATACCTGTTCAGGCCAAGGTATAAGACTTGCTGTATATGACGTTAACAGTTGCCCGGCTGGTCAGAATTACCCACAACCTATTGCCTGCAGAACATTTACAGGTAATGGTTCGCTAAGCGCAATTACTGGTTTAAGTGCCAATCATAATTATCTTTTGTATTTTGACGGACTGCGTAATACAAAAGCAATTTTCAATGCTACTTTAAATGGTACAGCTTTGCCACTTACACTTTCCAAGTTTTATGGTGAGTATGTAAACAACAGTAATAAACTGTATATAGACATTCTACAGGCAGTAAATGTAAAAACCATTAGAATCGACAAAAGCACAGATGGAAATAATTTTACAGCAATTGGTTCATTGGAATTTAGTGCTGCAGACCTTGTTGGAAAACATACTTACATAGATGCACTGCCTTTTGCCGGAAACAATTATTATAGAATTGCAATTATCAATAATGATGGTTCTCTTGAATATTCAAATGTGATTTTACTGAAAAATGATGCAAAACGTTTGATACATATTTATCCTAATCCTGTAAAGGATGTGCTTAATATTAACATTACAACTTTTGCTGCAGAGAAATATAATTATAGTGTATTTGATATTTCAGGCAGACTGCTTATCAATAAAAGCTTTGATGCAACGGAAGGAACACAAACTATAAAAGTACCTTTGAACAACGTAGCCGCCGGCACTTACCTGGTAAAGATTACAGATGCCAAAGGAAATATAGTGGCTAAGCAAAATGTGCTAAAGCAGTAA
- a CDS encoding DUF3276 family protein, whose translation MAYENNDKKMESVYSKRIRAGKRRTYFFDVRATRGNDYFLTITESRKRFNEDGYDRHKIFLYKEDFNKFIKALGEAVDYVKTELMPDFDFDAFNHEYPESQDATESTEEVASVVETVSVVEIVQIETPTSSNGSTEEVDKW comes from the coding sequence GTGGCTTACGAAAACAACGACAAGAAAATGGAAAGCGTGTACAGCAAACGTATACGGGCGGGAAAAAGAAGAACATATTTTTTTGATGTACGCGCTACACGAGGTAATGATTATTTTTTAACCATTACAGAAAGCAGGAAACGTTTCAATGAAGATGGTTATGACAGGCATAAAATATTTCTATACAAAGAAGATTTCAACAAGTTCATCAAAGCATTGGGCGAAGCAGTTGATTATGTAAAAACAGAATTAATGCCTGATTTTGATTTTGATGCATTTAACCATGAATACCCCGAAAGCCAGGATGCAACAGAGAGCACAGAAGAAGTTGCATCGGTGGTTGAAACTGTTTCCGTTGTTGAGATTGTGCAAATTGAAACGCCCACATCTTCAAATGGTTCAACAGAAGAGGTAGACAAATGGTAA
- a CDS encoding Lrp/AsnC family transcriptional regulator: protein MDEKMDELDYQILRELQKDGAMSLTIIAKKLKVSIGTIRNRLSRLIEDNTVQIIGRVDPDKVGFHAYARIFISVKPAKLIQATAKRLSQFPEVSFLAMISGKYDLELNVQCRDNNHLIELMEKIHVIEGVYETETNMYLKVFKIAQPDLDLVKDLWAK, encoded by the coding sequence ATGGATGAAAAAATGGATGAACTGGATTACCAGATATTAAGAGAACTGCAGAAGGATGGAGCCATGTCGCTTACAATAATTGCTAAAAAATTAAAGGTTTCAATTGGCACTATACGAAACAGGTTATCAAGATTAATTGAAGATAATACGGTACAGATCATTGGCCGCGTAGACCCCGACAAAGTTGGATTCCATGCATATGCCCGCATTTTTATTTCTGTAAAACCAGCAAAACTAATACAGGCCACCGCTAAAAGGTTATCCCAATTTCCTGAAGTTAGTTTTCTTGCGATGATCTCCGGTAAATATGATCTTGAATTAAATGTGCAGTGCCGGGATAATAATCACCTGATTGAATTAATGGAAAAGATACATGTTATTGAAGGTGTATATGAAACAGAAACAAACATGTACCTGAAAGTTTTTAAAATAGCTCAGCCTGATCTTGACCTGGTTAAAGATCTCTGGGCCAAATAA
- a CDS encoding SusC/RagA family TonB-linked outer membrane protein translates to MKGKQLLLFMLLFFAALYYHNTYAQTDGTLLKGKVTGKDAQALPGVTVQVKGKSSEITQTDADGNFSLRTKEFSGILVLTSVGYATKEIAFNPALVSFEIKLEESVSVLNEVVLTGYIKQKKSDITGAISSVRNKEFKDQPVSNLAQSMQGKVSGVLVSQPSGTPGAGLLVSVRGTNNPLYVVDGVPMISESNSSLSTSYDTDGNEVGQGQNVSSISDINPDDIESIEILKDASSASIYGARAANGVVLITTKRGKSGKTDFAFNSFTGTQTAARKIPFLDSKGFVALIEDARAQDLKLYNQDPTLFGDGFDPAILTNPLPDSWNTGVNTNWLDEVLRTAPISNIQLSARGGNDKTKFFIAGNYFDQQGIVIENFFKRGSFRMNVDNKVSNRVSIGANASFTYSRNRRSFNDDTYTGIVTNAIGASPLEPVYNADGSYSDYTEYQASWLSDNPVKSAKEITAYTSSYRFIGSVFTDIDIVSNLKFRSSFSTDYSNLTDDQFFDPITTDGEAVGGKAIKGLYRNTTWLNENTLVYQNTFKEKHDLTLFGGFTVQSSKINSSSIRGQGFPAGSGLQNISSASSITAASDLNTGWGLVSFIGRANYAFNSKYLVALSARYDGSSRFDPSDRWGLFPAASVGWVLTKEKFLEDSKWLSNLKLRVSYGLTGDQEIGNFQYLSYWTPGRYDGYAGLRPRNLGNKDLTWQRNKMLNLGIDYEIMKGRFSGSIEYFKGNRTKLLAEAALPATSGFPSITINSGEIQNSGLEFSLNAYIVRHKDFTYTSSFNISYLKNKIKSLYSDNELLSAYNDLFPTHILKVGEAVGSFWGIKYLGVNPDTGDPEFEDLNKDGVIDDNDQQILGKATPDVFGGWTNDFRYKNWDLSIVSQFSFGNKVYNLIRSTYQTLGWSDQGWDENGDLYQVYANNATIVNNRWEKPGDQTDIPRASLIFSNYLQNSSQFIENASFFRIRTVNLGYTIKPKSTKVFTSLRLYAQVQNLHVFTSYYGFDPEVSSNGGNAPETAGVDYAAYPQARTITFGVNFNF, encoded by the coding sequence ATGAAAGGAAAACAACTGCTCTTATTCATGTTGCTTTTTTTTGCTGCTTTGTATTATCATAATACGTATGCGCAAACCGATGGCACCTTACTTAAAGGAAAAGTTACAGGCAAAGATGCGCAAGCACTGCCAGGTGTAACGGTACAGGTAAAAGGCAAATCCTCAGAAATTACCCAGACAGATGCTGATGGTAATTTCTCTCTGCGAACAAAAGAATTTTCAGGAATTCTTGTTTTAACAAGCGTTGGCTATGCAACAAAAGAAATTGCCTTTAATCCTGCGCTTGTTTCATTTGAAATAAAGTTGGAAGAATCCGTGAGTGTACTGAATGAAGTAGTACTAACCGGTTATATCAAACAAAAGAAAAGTGATATTACCGGTGCCATCTCTTCTGTACGCAACAAAGAATTTAAAGACCAGCCGGTATCCAATCTTGCACAAAGCATGCAGGGAAAGGTTTCCGGCGTATTAGTTAGTCAGCCATCGGGCACACCGGGTGCAGGTTTGCTGGTAAGTGTACGTGGCACCAATAATCCATTATATGTGGTAGATGGTGTTCCAATGATCAGTGAAAGCAACTCGTCTCTTTCTACTTCTTACGATACAGATGGTAATGAAGTTGGGCAAGGACAAAATGTAAGTTCTATTTCAGATATCAATCCGGATGATATTGAATCTATCGAGATTTTAAAAGACGCTTCTTCTGCTTCTATCTATGGTGCACGTGCAGCCAATGGTGTTGTATTGATTACCACAAAAAGAGGTAAGAGTGGAAAAACAGATTTTGCATTCAACAGCTTTACCGGAACGCAAACCGCCGCAAGAAAAATTCCATTCCTGGATAGTAAAGGTTTTGTTGCACTGATTGAAGATGCAAGAGCGCAGGATCTGAAGTTATATAACCAGGATCCCACTTTATTTGGTGATGGTTTTGATCCTGCTATTCTTACTAACCCTCTTCCTGACTCATGGAACACTGGTGTAAATACCAATTGGCTTGATGAAGTTTTGCGTACAGCACCTATAAGTAATATTCAGTTATCTGCGCGTGGTGGTAATGACAAAACAAAATTCTTTATTGCCGGTAATTACTTTGATCAGCAGGGTATTGTTATCGAAAACTTTTTTAAACGTGGTTCCTTTCGTATGAACGTAGATAACAAAGTAAGTAACCGCGTTTCTATAGGAGCCAATGCCAGCTTTACTTACAGCCGTAACCGCAGAAGCTTTAATGATGATACTTACACCGGAATTGTAACAAATGCAATAGGCGCATCTCCATTAGAACCCGTTTACAATGCAGATGGCTCCTACTCTGATTATACAGAATACCAGGCAAGCTGGTTGAGTGACAATCCTGTAAAATCTGCTAAAGAAATTACGGCCTACACTTCAAGCTATCGTTTTATTGGTTCAGTATTTACAGATATTGATATTGTTAGCAATTTAAAATTCAGGAGTTCATTTAGTACAGATTATTCCAATCTTACAGATGATCAGTTCTTTGATCCTATAACAACAGACGGCGAAGCTGTAGGTGGTAAAGCAATAAAAGGTTTATACAGGAATACAACATGGCTGAATGAAAACACATTGGTTTATCAAAACACCTTTAAAGAAAAACATGATCTTACTTTATTTGGTGGCTTTACCGTACAATCATCAAAGATCAATTCATCATCTATCCGCGGACAAGGTTTTCCTGCCGGAAGCGGATTGCAAAATATTTCCAGTGCCTCCAGTATTACAGCAGCATCTGACCTTAATACCGGTTGGGGGCTGGTTTCATTCATAGGCCGTGCTAACTATGCTTTTAATTCAAAGTACCTGGTTGCTTTAAGTGCCCGTTATGATGGTTCTTCAAGATTTGATCCTTCAGACCGGTGGGGATTATTCCCCGCCGCCTCTGTTGGATGGGTATTGACAAAAGAAAAATTCCTGGAAGATTCTAAGTGGTTAAGCAATCTTAAACTGCGTGTAAGCTATGGTTTAACCGGCGACCAGGAAATTGGCAACTTCCAATACCTGAGTTATTGGACTCCCGGCCGCTATGATGGTTATGCAGGCTTGCGTCCACGCAACCTCGGCAACAAAGACCTTACCTGGCAGCGTAACAAAATGCTCAACCTTGGTATTGATTATGAGATCATGAAAGGCCGTTTCAGCGGTTCAATTGAATACTTTAAAGGCAACAGAACAAAATTATTAGCAGAAGCTGCGTTGCCCGCCACATCAGGGTTTCCGTCGATCACCATTAACTCTGGTGAAATACAAAATTCAGGTTTGGAATTTTCTTTGAACGCATACATTGTTCGACATAAAGATTTTACTTACACTTCTTCTTTCAACATCAGCTATCTTAAGAATAAGATCAAATCTTTGTATTCAGATAATGAATTACTAAGTGCATATAATGATCTTTTCCCGACACATATTTTAAAAGTAGGGGAAGCAGTAGGGTCATTCTGGGGCATAAAATACCTTGGTGTAAATCCTGATACAGGTGATCCCGAATTTGAAGATCTTAATAAAGATGGTGTTATTGATGATAACGATCAGCAGATTCTTGGCAAAGCAACACCTGATGTATTTGGTGGATGGACAAATGATTTCCGTTATAAGAACTGGGACTTATCTATCGTATCACAATTTAGTTTTGGCAATAAAGTTTATAACCTCATTCGCAGCACTTATCAAACACTTGGATGGAGCGACCAGGGTTGGGATGAAAATGGTGATCTCTACCAGGTTTATGCAAACAATGCAACTATCGTAAACAACCGTTGGGAAAAACCCGGAGATCAAACAGATATACCAAGAGCGTCGCTTATCTTCTCTAATTATTTACAAAATTCATCGCAGTTTATAGAGAACGCATCGTTCTTCCGTATAAGAACAGTCAACCTGGGTTATACAATAAAACCTAAGTCCACAAAGGTTTTCACGTCTTTACGCTTATATGCTCAGGTGCAGAACCTGCATGTGTTCACTAGTTATTATGGCTTCGACCCTGAAGTAAGCAGTAATGGTGGTAATGCTCCTGAAACTGCCGGGGTTGATTATGCTGCATACCCACAGGCAAGAACAATAACTTTTGGTGTAAACTTTAATTTCTAA